From a single Sporosarcina oncorhynchi genomic region:
- a CDS encoding thioesterase family protein: MNVGREETIVITVTEDMFASFEGQVVHPVYSTVAMTHHMEWVSRKIILPFLEDDEEGMGASVQLKHLSASPLGTTVSLTATLVEYRDNKVVTKVTASNHLGLIGKGEVVQVILPKVKIMEKLKEASV; this comes from the coding sequence ATGAACGTTGGAAGAGAGGAAACGATTGTAATCACTGTGACAGAGGATATGTTTGCGTCATTTGAAGGGCAAGTCGTTCATCCTGTTTATTCAACAGTGGCTATGACTCACCATATGGAGTGGGTGTCGAGGAAAATCATCCTGCCGTTTTTAGAAGACGATGAGGAGGGGATGGGCGCCTCAGTCCAGTTGAAACATCTCTCAGCGTCACCTCTTGGTACCACTGTTAGTTTGACGGCGACGTTAGTTGAATATCGGGATAATAAGGTAGTGACAAAAGTGACAGCGTCCAATCACCTTGGATTAATCGGAAAAGGTGAAGTGGTGCAAGTCATATTGCCTAAAGTAAAGATTATGGAGAAGTTAAAAGAGGCTTCTGTTTGA
- a CDS encoding NAD(P)H-dependent flavin oxidoreductase has product MIYVCDRLQIDFPIIQGGMGNISNAQLTAAVSEAGGLGTIGCGTLAPDEVEKMIMETKRLTNRKFAINIAINVSPYVNELIDLVLKHKIPIVSLSAGNPAPYVPVLKENGVLVIALVASVQHARKAEAAGADILVAEGFEAAGINSNLELTTFTLIPQIVKNVTVPVIAAGGIGDGKGLAAALMLGASGVQIGTRLIATKEAPFHDRYKQNLVDASDTETILIGRSLGRLRRILRTPYAMKLKDLEESGMSLEKYSDMTSEQKHIKGAVEGDMENGFINSGQIAGLIENIPSVKELFASMMEEAENQMDRTMQEFKSMLSDKQN; this is encoded by the coding sequence ATGATATATGTTTGTGATAGGCTTCAGATCGACTTTCCAATTATTCAAGGAGGGATGGGGAATATCAGCAATGCGCAACTGACCGCGGCTGTTTCAGAGGCAGGTGGCCTTGGTACAATCGGATGCGGAACGTTGGCTCCGGATGAAGTTGAAAAAATGATAATGGAAACAAAACGTCTGACGAACAGGAAATTCGCTATCAATATCGCAATCAATGTTTCTCCTTATGTAAATGAGTTAATCGATCTTGTTCTCAAACATAAGATTCCTATTGTTTCCCTATCAGCGGGAAATCCAGCACCGTATGTCCCAGTACTAAAAGAAAATGGTGTACTGGTCATTGCACTTGTTGCTTCCGTGCAACATGCGCGTAAAGCGGAGGCGGCGGGAGCGGATATTCTTGTGGCGGAAGGGTTCGAGGCAGCGGGCATTAATTCCAATTTGGAACTGACGACTTTCACATTAATACCGCAGATTGTGAAGAACGTTACGGTACCGGTCATTGCTGCAGGTGGTATAGGTGATGGGAAAGGGTTGGCGGCTGCGCTTATGTTAGGTGCCAGTGGTGTACAAATCGGTACTCGCCTCATAGCGACAAAGGAGGCACCGTTTCATGACCGTTATAAACAGAACCTTGTCGATGCAAGTGACACGGAAACCATATTGATTGGACGCAGTTTAGGGCGGCTCAGACGAATCTTGAGGACGCCTTATGCAATGAAGCTTAAAGACTTGGAAGAATCGGGGATGTCACTGGAAAAATATAGTGACATGACTTCTGAACAAAAGCATATCAAAGGTGCAGTCGAAGGCGATATGGAAAATGGCTTCATTAATAGTGGACAAATAGCAGGCTTAATAGAAAACATCCCATCTGTCAAAGAGTTATTCGCTTCTATGATGGAAGAGGCGGAAAATCAGATGGATCGAACGATGCAAGAATTCAAAAGCATGTTATCCGATAAACAAAATTGA
- a CDS encoding gamma carbonic anhydrase family protein, translating into MLITYKGKSPSLDPTVFVAPGAKVIGDVKVGTESTIWFNTVLRGDEGPISIGNRCSIQDNSTIHLYEDAPVVVEDEVTVGHNVILHGCKVGRRSIIGMGSTILDHAEIGEECIIGANTLIPPGKKIPPRSLVVGSPGKVVRELNESDFEIIQLSIDSYVQKGYDYRDIFSDQDSE; encoded by the coding sequence TTGTTAATCACATATAAAGGGAAAAGTCCGTCACTCGATCCGACGGTTTTCGTCGCACCAGGCGCTAAAGTCATCGGGGACGTGAAAGTCGGAACAGAGTCGACCATTTGGTTTAATACGGTGTTACGGGGAGATGAAGGGCCCATTTCAATTGGGAATCGATGCAGCATCCAGGATAATTCAACAATCCATTTATATGAAGATGCTCCGGTTGTCGTAGAAGATGAGGTAACCGTCGGGCATAACGTAATCCTACATGGTTGCAAAGTCGGAAGACGCTCGATCATTGGAATGGGATCTACCATCCTTGATCATGCTGAAATTGGCGAAGAGTGTATTATTGGTGCCAACACATTGATTCCGCCAGGGAAAAAAATCCCTCCACGCTCTCTCGTTGTTGGTTCGCCTGGGAAGGTAGTAAGAGAATTGAACGAAAGTGACTTTGAAATCATTCAGCTATCGATAGATTCATATGTACAAAAAGGCTATGATTATCGAGATATTTTTTCCGATCAAGATAGCGAATGA
- a CDS encoding putative holin-like toxin: MVTYEAMNMLFQFGMFLAAMLTAIAAMIALSTNRKK; encoded by the coding sequence ATGGTGACATACGAAGCGATGAACATGCTATTCCAATTTGGAATGTTCCTGGCGGCAATGCTAACAGCTATCGCCGCGATGATTGCTCTATCCACCAATAGAAAAAAGTAA